The Arthrobacter zhaoxinii sequence AAGTTTCTAGACGGCGGACGGGGCCGATGAGGAATTCGTGCATTTGTGACTGGGGGGTCACGGCCGAAGGCTCCACCTCAAAGGTTTCTCCGTTCCCGTTTGGGGCGCGTCTCGGCGCGTCGTATCTGTAGCATCCGCTGCCTGTGGGGGGTCGGTGGAAGGCTGCAACCGAAGCCAGCGGATTACATCCGCTGGCTTCGCTGTTTCGCGGGGCAAACGCCGGCGCAATCCAAGCGGACGGTTCCCCGGTTAGTGCGCGGCCCGCGAAGGCCGAAGCTCGTCCTCCGTGCCGGTTTTGGTCCGGGCAAGAACTCCGGCCGCGCTGACTCCGCATGCCGCCGCGGCAACGGCAAACGCCAGGCCGAAACCGGACGCCTCAATCAGCCCGCCGGTCAGGGCCGCCCCGGCGGCCTGGCCGAGGATGAGGCTGATGAACAGGGCCGACGTGCCGGCGGCACTGCTGCTCGCCGTGGCGGTGGCCCAGATGATGAGGACCGACGTCGCAGCGGTGTAGGCGAGTCCGAACAGCGCAGCGGCAGCAAAGGCGAGGGCGGTACTTCCCGGTGCAAGAGCCATCGCTTCGGTCGCGGCGGCGGTGGCCAGCACCGTGACCGGCCAGGTGAAGCGGATCGAGTGCAGGGCCAGCCACGGGGCCGTCAGCACGGCGGCGGCGCCGCCGGCACCAAGGGCGATCCATGCCCCGGCCGAGAGGGCGACCGGCATGCCGCCGGAGTCCTCGAGCAGGGTGCGGCCGTACACCCAGACCGCGGCGCAGCCGACGCCGTAGAGGAAGGCCGCAGCCAGTGGCCACTTCAGTGCGGTCAGCACGCCGAGCTCTAGACCGCGGGGTTGGCTTCCGCTGCGTTCCCGGCGCCCGGCGTCGTCCGAGTCAGCGCCTTCGATGCTGTGACGCCGCGAAACATCCGACCGCAGCACCCCGAGCGTCCCCGCCACCGCGATCACGGCAATCAGCCCCCAGGCCAGCCGCCACGAGGATCCCAGCATCAGGGCCAGCAGCCCGGCCGCCACCACCCCGAAACCGGTTCCGGAATTCACCACCGACTGCCGTTTCGCCGCGTGGATCGGCTTCGTGTTGCGCTGCACCAGTTCCACCAGGGCGGGGGAGGCGAAGCCCGCGCCCATCCCCGCCAGCAGTACGGCTGCGGCGAAGAGGCCCGTCGACGGAGCCGCGGCGATCCCCGCGGAGCCGAGTGCCGCCGTCGAGCCGGCCAGAATCGTCATCAGGCGCGGTTTCCGGGGCGCGTAGATGAACCCCAGTCCGGCCGACACGCAGTAGATCACCGAGGCGCCGGAGGAGAGCAGCCCGCCGACGGCCGGAGTCAGCTCGAAGGAGGCGGAGAAGGCCGGCAGGAACAGGCCGTAGCCCAGGCGGGCCAGGCCATAGGTCGCGGCGATGAGGGTCACCGCGGCGACCGCGAAGAGCGGGCCTGCGGTCGGAACGGAAGGCTGTAACGGTCGTTTCATTGAAACGTACGTTATATGCTGTGCAGATGGTTGCACAACCCAGCGCACGAAACCGTCTGCTTGACGCCGCCGAAGAACTCGCCTTCACCCAGGGCGTCGCGGCGACGCCGGTGGACCGGATCCTGCAGCGCGCCAACGTAGCGCCGGCGACGCTGTATGCGCACTTCGGCAACAAGGAAGGCCTGATCGCGGCGGCGCTGCGCCGCCGGCTGGAGAACTGGGATGCGGCCTGGCAGCGGGAAATCGCCGCCGCGGCCACGGATCGGGACCGGCTGCTGGCGGTCTTTCCCGCGCTGACGAGCTACCGTTCGGGCACGTCCGCCGCCCGCTGGTGCGCCGCGCTCGGCGTCGCTGCGGAAACGGTCGACCCGGGCCAGCAGCTCGCGGAGACCCTGTCGCAGGATACGCAGCTGCTGACCGACCGCTTCCGGGAACTCGCGGTGCCCGTGGTCGGAGCCGACGACGCCGACGCGCTGGCGGCCCACCTGCTGCTGATCTTCACCGGTGTCCTTGGCATGCTGCTCCGCGGGGACTCTCCGGAAGCGGCAGCAGCCACCGGGCGCGTCACGGCGGGGTTTGTTATCGACGGGTTCGGGGCGTCCGCTTCGGGCGCGTAGCTTTCCCGGACGACGACGACGACGACTCCGATGCCGATGCCGGTGCCGACGCCGACGGCGCCCGCGACGGCGGCGGCGGCGGCACGCGCTTGCCCGGCGGAGCCTCCCCGGGGCTGAGGTACTGCACGTCGCGGCGGCCGTCGGTGAGGATCCGGAGGTCCTCATCCAGATTCTGCCGCAGCTCCATCAGCCCGAACTGGTACCGCTCCGGATCCTTCGCAACATCGCGCAGGTAGCGGTTGCACACGGCCGCCATGCGCATCAGCACCTCGGTCGCGCCGGAGCCGGGCTCCAGGTGCCCGAGTGTTTCCGTGATGTTCTCGCGCAGGTCCTGAACAGCCGAGCGGTGCCGCGCCTCGGCCGGTCCGGCGGGCGCGGGGTGCGGGTCGATCGGAGCCAGCGTTCGTTTCAGGTGCAGGTCGGTGATCAGCTGGTTGAGTGCCCGGGACTCGTGCCGCCGGTCTCGACTGCGCCTGGTTCCCCAGCCCGCACCGAAGCCGATCAGCACCCCGCCCGCCGGCCCGAGAACGTCCCAGATCCAGTCCATCCCAGCCTCCAGAAGCGGTGCCTCCAAGCAGGTTACGGGGCCGGAATGCGGTTCTGCCAGAGCGGGGACGCCTGCCGGCCGGCGCCACGGGCTATCCGGTGTGCAACTAATCCTCCACACTGCTGTAGCCTGTGGGTCGATGCATTCGCATCCACATCATCTGTCTTGTCCATGGGGGACTAATGCCTGTTTTGCCTGCCGGCCGCACCGCGTCAACGATGACCCGCGGCACCGTTTCATCCGCCCGCACCCGGGCGCTTAGCTTCGGTGCTGTTGCGCTGAGCACCGTCGTCGTCCTGTCCGGCTGTGGCGGTGACCAGGCCGAACCCGCCGCAACCACCACTCCGTCACCGACGAAGACCACTTCATCTCCGTCTCCGTCCCCGACGCCGACGGTCACGCAGATTGCCAACAAGGCCTGCAAGACCTCCGGCGCCACCCGGACGCAGGAGCAGGCAGCAACGGCGACTCCCACCCCCACGCCGTCGTCGTCCACTACGTCCGCGAAGGCATCACCCTCGGCTTCACCGTCGACGACCACGGCCTCGCCGTCCGCCTCCCCGTCCGCAACGCCGTCTGCCACGCCGACGACGTCAACCGTGGTCTACGTCTGCACCGAAAACGACAACGGCATGCTCGTCTGGATGGATGAGGACAGCTCCATCAAACTCCTTGCAGAGCGCCAGGAAGCGGCGGACAAGGAAGCCGCAGACAAACAGGCGGCAGAAGACGCCGCAGCAGCGGAGGCACAGCGAGTGGCGGACGAGGCAGCTGCTGCGGCCGCGGAAGAGCAGCGGCTGGCCGATGAGGCTGCGGCCGCCGAAGCGCAGAGAATTGCCGATGAGCAGGCCCGCCAGCAGTATGTGCCGCCGGCTCCGGCCCCGGCCCCGGAAGTGCCTGCGCCCGCCGCGCCCGCTCCACCGGCAAGCGTGTACTACCCGAACTGCACGGCCGCCCGTAACGCCGGAGGCGCTCCCGTCTACGCCGGGGGACCCGGGTACGGCACGCACCTGGACCGCGACGGCGACGGCGTCGGCTGCGAGTGATCGAAGCAGTTTGCTGAAGCCCTAGATGTTGCCCTTGGACCCGCCTAGCGTGGTTCCAAGGGCAACGTCCGTTAACGGCCCGTTGTCGTTCCAGAAGCCAGCCGAGGTCTGCGGACCGGGGGAGGCAGGCCCGGCACCACACCGCTGAGGCATCATGTCGCACGAATCAACACCAGAAGCAGCTCCCTTCGGTGCGTCTGTGCGTCAGCGAAGTTCCGGCCGCGGGAATCCCCGCTCCGCATGGCTGGTCGTTGGACTGGCCGCCGGATTGCTGTTGGTTGCGGCCCTGCAGGGTCGCCTCGGCATCCTCGTGTGGCTGCTCGCCGCCGGATCCCTACTGGTATTCACTGCGCTCTATGCGCTGGGTTTCCGCCGCCGCAGCTGGGCCAATCTGGCCACGCTTGAACAACGCAAGTTCGCCTTGTCCCTCGGTGCAGTAGTGCTTGTGCTCGGCATGGTGGCTGGCATCGTCTCCACGCCGGAGCCGGGCCGGACCCCGCTGTCCTCGGACGCCGAAGGGCTCCGGCCGCGGCCCGACCTTTTCGCCCTCCCGACGACGCCGATGACGCCGCCGCCCGGTTCCATCCTGCGGCGAGCACAGCAGCCCGCGGCCGACCAGGCAACGGACGAGCCCGGCGCAGGGTCGGATGGGTATGCGCTGCTGGGGGATACGTCCGGCTGGGAGCCCACCGAAGCTGATGATTCCCTTGCCAATAAGCCTTGCGAGGAGCCGGGGGAAGCACGCACCCAGCGGCAGACCGAATACCGCTGCACGCACACCACAGACGGACGGCTGGTCTGGATCGAGAGGTCCGGAGCGGAGCGGCTGGCGGAGGAGTGGGCCGCTGCGGAGACGGCACGCGCGCAGGAACAGGCACGTGAAGCCCAACGGGAGCAGGATATGGCGGAGCAAAGGGCAGCGGAGGAACGCGCACGGGAGGCCGCCCAGACGGTGCCGCCGGCGAATCCGCCCGCCAACCAGCCGCAGCCCGCGCCGAGTGATCCCCCTACGGAACCTCCAAACCGACCGCCGACGACACCGCCGACGGAACCACCTACTGAGCGACCAGCGGAACCGCCAACGGAGCCAACAACACCACCTACCGATCCGCCGACCCGCCCGCCGAACCCGGATCCGACGACGCCGCCCACAGTTCCGCCTACGCTCCCGGGCCAGCCGGACCGGCCGGACCCGCTCGCTCCGGATCCCGATATCCCGGTCCTTCCGCCGGAGTTCCCGGTGCCGCCGGCGCCGCAGCCACCGCAGCGCCCGGCCCCGTCGTCGTCGTTCGCTCCGCACTCATCGCCGGATGCCAGCCAGGCTGCCGTCGACGTAGCCCTGTCGGCGGTCCGGTAACCGCCTACCGGAACGCGGAAATGCCAGTGATGTGCTGGCCCAGGATGAGGGTGTGGACCTCGTCGGTGCCTTCGTAGGTCCGCACCGATTCGAGGTTGTTGGCGTGCCGCAGCGGTGAGTAGTCCAGCGTGATGCCGTTGCCGCCCAGGATCGCGCGGGCCTCCCGGCAGATCGCGATGGCTTCGCGCACGTTGTTCAGCTTGCCCACGGAAATCTGTACCGGCTCCAGCGTGCCGGCGTCCTTGAGCCGCCCGGTGTGGATGGCCAGGAGCACGCCCTTGGAGATTTCCAGCAGCATGTTCACCAGCTTCTCCTGGGTGATCTGGTAGGCGGCCAGCGGCTTGTCGAACTGCAGCCGTTCCAGCGAGTACTTCAACGCCTCCTCGTAGCTGTCCCGGGCCGCGCCCATCGAGCCCCAGAGGATGCCGTAGCGGGCCTCGTTCAGGCAGGAGAACGGTCCGCGCAGTCCCTTCGCGCCGGGCAGCAGCGCCGAGTCCGGCAGCCGCACGTCCGCCAGGGACACATCGCACTGGATCGAGGCGCGCATGGACAGCTTCGGTTCAATCGGCACGGCGGAGAAGCCGGGGCTGTCCGTGGGGACGAGGAAGCCGCGGACGCCGTCGTCGGTCTGCGCCCAGATCACGGCGACGTCGGCAATGGAGGCCAGCCCGATCCACCGTTTGGTGCCGCTCAGGACCCAGCCGCCGCCGTCGTGCCGGGCAAGCGTGCTCATGCTGGACGGGTCGGAGCCGGCCGTGGGTTCGGTGAGCCCGAAGCAGCCGATCAGTTCGCCGCGTGCCATGCCGGGCAGGTACCGGTTTTTCTGCTCCTCGGAGCCGAAGCGGTGGATGGCGGTCATGGCCAGCGAGCCCTGGACCGAGACGAAGGTGCGCAGGCCGGAATCGCCGGCCTCCAGTTCCATCGCGGCGATCCCATACTCGACGGCGGAGCGTCCCGGGCAGCCGTAGCCCTCCAGGTGCATGCCGAGCAGTCCGAGGCCGCCGAGTTCCCGGACAATCTCGACCGGGAACACCGCGTTCTCGTACCAGTCCTTGATGTTCGGGCGGATGCGTTCGTCCACGAAGGTCCGGACTTTCGCGCGGAGGGCGAGTTCGTCCTCGGTGAGGAGACCATCCAGGCCAAGGACGTCCGACGCCGTCCGGAGGGTTTCGAGATCCGGTGCGGCGGTGGCGGCGGGCGAGGCCGCAGGGGACAAAGGCGGCGTAGCGGGCATGCTCATGGTTCCTCCTGGCGCGTGTTGTCCAAGTCACATTACTCGTCCGGCGCGCAGTACTATTTCCAGCATGAATGAGGCCTATCTGGTGTCCGCTGTCCGCACTCCCGTCGGCAGGTACGGCGGCGCCCTCTCGAGCGTCCGCCCCGACGATCTCGCCGCCCTGGTGCTCCGGGAAGCGGTGGAGCAGGCCGGAGTGAGCCCGGCCGACGTCGACGAGGTGCTCCTGGGCAACACGAACCAGGCCGGGGAGGACAACCGGAACGTGGCCCGGATGGCGACCCTGCTCGCCGGCTTCCCCGACACCGTGCCGGCCATGACGGTGAACCGGCTCTGCGCCTCCGGGCTCAGCGCCATCATCACCGCCTCGCAGATGGTTCGCTCGGGTGCCGCGGACATTGTGGTGGCCGGGGGAGTGGAGTCCATGTCCCGGGCGCCGTGGGTGCTGGCGAAGCCGGAGAAGGCCTTCGCCAAGCCGGGGGAGCTGGCGGATTCGGCGATCGGAGCACGGTTCACCAACCCGAAGTTCTACGACCTGCCCGGCACCACCTACTCCATGCCCGAAACCGCCGAGGAGCTGGCGACCCGGGACGGGATCTCCCGTGAGGATTCCGACGCCTTTGCGCTGCGCTCGCATACCCGTGCGCTCGCCGCCGTCGACGAGGGCCGGTTTACTGATGAGATCGTGCCGGTGGAAACCAAGAAGGGCGTGGTGAAGACCGACGAGGGTCCGCGCCGGGAAACCAGCATCGAGGCCTTGGCGAAGCTGCGGCCCATCGTCCGGTCCGACGGCGTGGTGACCGCCGGGAACTCGAGCTCACTGAACGACGGCGCGTCCGCCGTCGTCGTCGCCAGTGCCGACGCGGTCCGCCGGCTGGGGCTGAATGCCCGGGCCCGGATTGTCGACGGCGCCTCCACCGGAGTGGCGCCCGCGGTGATGGGCATCGGTCCGGTGCCGGCGACGCAGAAGGTGCTGGACCGGGCCGGCTGGTCGCTGGGCGATATCGATGCCGTGGAGCTGAACGAGGCCTTCGCCGCGCAGTCGCTGGCCTGCATCCGCGCCCTGAACCTGGACGAGTCGATCGTGAACCGTGACGGCGGTGCCATCGCTTTGGGGCATGCGCTGGGGTCCTCGGGGTCCCGGCTCACGGTGACCATGCTGAACCGGATGGAGCGCGAGGGTGCCTCCCGCGGTCTGGTGACCATGTGCGTGGGGCTGGGCCAGGGCGTGTCGATGCTGCTGGAGCGCGTCTAGGCGCCGCTGGTTTATTGCCAGCTACGGGCGTCAGGCGTCGGCGAGCCTGGCGAGCAGTTCGGCGTCCTTGGTGAGGATGGATTCGAGGGCAGCGTCGATTGCACGCCGGCGCTCGTCTCGATCCAAACCGTCCCGCGGGGCCTCATGCTGCTCAGTCATGCGAGCACTCTACCGCCTGCATGGACAGCAGGGGGTTCCCCACTAATACCCGGCGGCCCGTGCCTCTGCCGTCAGCCGTAACGGCCCGGAGCACCCGCAGTTTTTGCGGGATAGGCTGTGGCAGGTAATCGGTCCGTAGTTATTGGGGGAAGAATGCGTCAGGGAAGTATTGCCGGGGTAGTGCTTATTTGTTCTCTGGGATTAGCGGGGTGCACCTCCTCCAATGAAGGATCCGAACAACCCGTTTCCGCAGCTTCCCCGAGCACATCGGCGTCAGCCACCACGGCCCCCGCCACCACTGGGACGTCGGGCCCGGCCACGCCGGCCCCCGCCGCCCCGACGTCGTCCGCGCCCAGAACGTCCGCTCCGGCCGCCGACGCTGCACAGCCGGTCACTGCTATGACCATTGCCCAGCAGCTGCAGACAGCGGTCCCGACCATTACATTTGTCACCGAAGTGACTGAAGCGAATGATTCAACCGGGTCCATCGGCCAGCCGGGCCAGTACACGTCGGCTGCGTGGATTGCCGACACCGGTGCTGCCGCCCCTGAAAAGAGCGTGGTCGGCGGAGCTGTTGTGGAGGTATTTGCTGTCGAAGCAGATGCCCAGGCCCGCTTGTCCCTTCTCCAGCAGCACATCGGCCAGGGCCCGGCCTACAATGCCGAACACCATTATTTGAAGGGATCGGTGCTCTTACGGGTGTCAGGAGCACTAGGTCCTGAACAGGCGGCTCTCTACGAGCAGGCCTTCAACGGAACCGGTCTCGAATAAGCCTTTCTCCAGCAAGCCAGTCTCAAACAGGGGGTATCGCAATGCCGTTGTTCAGCACCAAACCGATAGTGGAAAAGAAGGAACAGTGGACGTCGGCCCTGCCGCCGCAGGAGGTTCTGGACGCATTGGCTTCGGCCTTCTTATCTCACGGTGAGGACGTTCGACGGGAAAAGTCCTCGGTGGAGGTGCATCTGGGGTCGAACGCGCTGTACCGGACATGGGGCAACATGACGGCCGAGGGCCGCGCGAACATACCGGTCGCCTTGTGCTTCACCGTGGCTGAATCCGGCACCGGAGCTGCTCTGTCGGTCCATGCGTTCGACACCTTCGGTTTCCGGTTCGGCAGCGGAAAGTCCTTCGGTGTCCCGGAGACCTTCAACCGGCGGCTGGAGGAATTCCTCAGCTACGCAGCGGGGGTCGTCGGCATTGACCGGCCCGTCGCCGGACCCGTCCCTGCCCCGCCCCGCTTCAACCTTTAGGCCCGCACCAGTCCCAGCATCCGCCGGACAATCTCTTCGCCGGCCAGGATC is a genomic window containing:
- a CDS encoding MFS transporter — its product is MKRPLQPSVPTAGPLFAVAAVTLIAATYGLARLGYGLFLPAFSASFELTPAVGGLLSSGASVIYCVSAGLGFIYAPRKPRLMTILAGSTAALGSAGIAAAPSTGLFAAAVLLAGMGAGFASPALVELVQRNTKPIHAAKRQSVVNSGTGFGVVAAGLLALMLGSSWRLAWGLIAVIAVAGTLGVLRSDVSRRHSIEGADSDDAGRRERSGSQPRGLELGVLTALKWPLAAAFLYGVGCAAVWVYGRTLLEDSGGMPVALSAGAWIALGAGGAAAVLTAPWLALHSIRFTWPVTVLATAAATEAMALAPGSTALAFAAAALFGLAYTAATSVLIIWATATASSSAAGTSALFISLILGQAAGAALTGGLIEASGFGLAFAVAAAACGVSAAGVLARTKTGTEDELRPSRAAH
- a CDS encoding TetR/AcrR family transcriptional regulator; translation: MVAQPSARNRLLDAAEELAFTQGVAATPVDRILQRANVAPATLYAHFGNKEGLIAAALRRRLENWDAAWQREIAAAATDRDRLLAVFPALTSYRSGTSAARWCAALGVAAETVDPGQQLAETLSQDTQLLTDRFRELAVPVVGADDADALAAHLLLIFTGVLGMLLRGDSPEAAAATGRVTAGFVIDGFGASASGA
- a CDS encoding excalibur calcium-binding domain-containing protein, whose product is MPVLPAGRTASTMTRGTVSSARTRALSFGAVALSTVVVLSGCGGDQAEPAATTTPSPTKTTSSPSPSPTPTVTQIANKACKTSGATRTQEQAATATPTPTPSSSTTSAKASPSASPSTTTASPSASPSATPSATPTTSTVVYVCTENDNGMLVWMDEDSSIKLLAERQEAADKEAADKQAAEDAAAAEAQRVADEAAAAAAEEQRLADEAAAAEAQRIADEQARQQYVPPAPAPAPEVPAPAAPAPPASVYYPNCTAARNAGGAPVYAGGPGYGTHLDRDGDGVGCE
- a CDS encoding acyl-CoA dehydrogenase family protein is translated as MPATPPLSPAASPAATAAPDLETLRTASDVLGLDGLLTEDELALRAKVRTFVDERIRPNIKDWYENAVFPVEIVRELGGLGLLGMHLEGYGCPGRSAVEYGIAAMELEAGDSGLRTFVSVQGSLAMTAIHRFGSEEQKNRYLPGMARGELIGCFGLTEPTAGSDPSSMSTLARHDGGGWVLSGTKRWIGLASIADVAVIWAQTDDGVRGFLVPTDSPGFSAVPIEPKLSMRASIQCDVSLADVRLPDSALLPGAKGLRGPFSCLNEARYGILWGSMGAARDSYEEALKYSLERLQFDKPLAAYQITQEKLVNMLLEISKGVLLAIHTGRLKDAGTLEPVQISVGKLNNVREAIAICREARAILGGNGITLDYSPLRHANNLESVRTYEGTDEVHTLILGQHITGISAFR
- a CDS encoding thiolase family protein translates to MNEAYLVSAVRTPVGRYGGALSSVRPDDLAALVLREAVEQAGVSPADVDEVLLGNTNQAGEDNRNVARMATLLAGFPDTVPAMTVNRLCASGLSAIITASQMVRSGAADIVVAGGVESMSRAPWVLAKPEKAFAKPGELADSAIGARFTNPKFYDLPGTTYSMPETAEELATRDGISREDSDAFALRSHTRALAAVDEGRFTDEIVPVETKKGVVKTDEGPRRETSIEALAKLRPIVRSDGVVTAGNSSSLNDGASAVVVASADAVRRLGLNARARIVDGASTGVAPAVMGIGPVPATQKVLDRAGWSLGDIDAVELNEAFAAQSLACIRALNLDESIVNRDGGAIALGHALGSSGSRLTVTMLNRMEREGASRGLVTMCVGLGQGVSMLLERV